A single region of the Triticum dicoccoides isolate Atlit2015 ecotype Zavitan chromosome 2B, WEW_v2.0, whole genome shotgun sequence genome encodes:
- the LOC119368944 gene encoding uncharacterized protein LOC119368944 isoform X2, with the protein MRTEVIKADTIDAAVERILDELKNTRSRENAIYFDGWDGLGASAVLRAVAQRLAPKEQTRPPGLEFEQVIHIDSSKWKSRRAVQREISEQLKLPGWVKKAFDKQDEEDDFSGIAQGSRTEIAEVTAEIHRSMQSRRFLLVLHNGSSEEIDTFNLGLSLYGYLSSKMLWTFQGRFRFDPKLRDKVVAKNTTDVLLLASRSQRDPHDLWSYLVREEATQVSCKQAATVAECYLYMLERSYMSQNIIDYEWTLHAPSFWICDGIIQQAHGIHEAWQVSHALHQEMGLCIDKLSQHTSKEENLHTSHMIRSADHRPYWISTETCGFVLNPGGLLPNSMFQNPDQISVLKLSQCAFSFSSPPFLCCHRLRFLWLDRCQDLQRSIDSQEEKDTTRLWACFQSLWVLDLRYMDWSCILSADMMDLMIQLIELNIMGAKDWDMSCLRGRLRNIRKLRITKSTCRNYDLLSEMEQMEILEFCGNDITSSGTSSLTLCSAARRGSGLQTVIVDGSVGLKKISLQGCVQLKNVLLRGLLESLEELDLSGTNLQTIDLSALHDLKLKQLLLLGCQKLHAILWPRELNTKWLDVLRIDTTSRSASDSGGGENLADAASARSSPVLYEGEALHAHPHDHESLKEQKGRHFNKWRVSVTDARLLRSLLPVMYAFSKSYRWDMTNGSVHIDICSADSLGCRIVQVQTQPNKSTLVDSKYRDAFEKASLANSFDDCGNGPTPSAVMMMWDCPKIEIPITDRTCMIEMLVDRQCHEIMEDAQIASNSGLSSPRFPDSTYHYVTSLHVYDCPTITSIYAPQRDETWPRLRWCRVERCPKIHTVFHTPRGSQSRSAYLFKLLQTFWASQLLKAHYISNWPSVICHPDHDSFGELEFLHVDYCPRLIHVIPIQVPLRMDVLRRLTTIEILCCGDLREIFPLHFYRESQKEKAIVFPNLKHIHLHELPKLQHICVLDMNAPMLETVKIRGCWSLKRLPAVGDNTKLPKVDCEKDWWESLEWDGLEAKHHPSLYKPTHSAYYKKKLPRVSLLR; encoded by the exons ATGCGCACTGAG GTTATAAAGGCGGACACCATTGATGCGGCTGTCGAACGAATTCTTGATGAACTCAAAAACACGCGAAGCAGAGAgaatgccatctactttgatggctGGGACGGGCTTGGGGCGTCTGCCGTCCTGCGAGCCGTGGCTCAACGGCTGGCACCAAAGGAACAAACAAGGCCCCCAGGACTGGAGTTTGAGCAAGTTATCCACATTGACTCCTCAAAATGGAAGAGCAGAAGAGCGGTGCAGAGGGAAATCTCAGAGCAGCTGAAGCTTCCTGGTTGGGTGAAGAAGGCGTTTGACAAGCAAGACGAGGAGGATGATTTCAGTGGTATTGCTCAAGGCTCTCGCACAGAGATAGCAGAAGTCACGGCTGAAATCCATAGGAGCATGCAGAGCCGCAGGTTTCTTCTGGTTCTTCACAACGGAAGCAGCGAGGAGATTGACACATTTAACCTTGGTCTTTCCTTATATGGATACTTGAgcagcaagatgctttggaccttccAAGGGAGGTTTCGGTTCGACCCCAAGCTGCGAGACAAGGTTGTGGCGAAGAACACAACAGATGTTCTTCTCTTAGCTTCGCGCTCTCAGCGAGATCCACACGATCTCTGGTCCTATCTAGTGCGTGAAGAGGCCACGCAAGTTTCCTGCAAGCAAGCTGCAACTGTTGCTGAGTGCTACTTGTACATGTTGGAACGGAGTTACATGAGCCAAAATATCATTGACTATGAGTGGACTCTCCATGCTCCCAGCTTCTGGATATGTGATGGGATCATACAGCAGGCACATGGCATTCATGAGGCGTGGCAGGTGTCGCATGCTCTGCACCAAGAAATGGGATTGTGTATTGACAAGTTGTCTCAACACACAAGCAAGGAAGAGAATCTTCATACTTCTCACATGATAAGGTCTGCCGACCACCGACCATACTGGATTTCGACAGAAACTTGTGGATTTGTACTAAATCCAGGCGGGCTTCTCCCTAACAGCATGTTTCAGAATCCAGACCAGATCAGTGTGCTGAAACTGTCACAGTGTGCCTTCAGTTTCTCATCGCCACCATTTCTCTGCTGCCACCGTCTTCGATTTCTGTGGCTTGACCGTTGCCAGGACCTGCAAAGAAGCATAGATTCACAAGAAGAGAAGGACACTACCAGGTTGTGGGCATGCTTCCAGAGCTTGTGGGTGCTTGACCTGCGCTACATGGACTGGTCTTGCATCTTGTCTGCAGATATGATGGATCTCATGATCCAGCTCATAGAGCTAAACATAATGGGAGCCAAGGACTGGGACATGAGCTGTCTACGGGGACGCCTACGTAACATTCGCAAACTCCGGATAACAAAGTCTACCTGCCGCAATTACGACTTGTTATCCGAGATGGAGCAGATGGAGATTCTTGAATTTTGTGGAAATGACATTACGTCAAGCGGCACGTCAAGCTTGACTCTTTGCAGTGCAGCAAGAAGAGGGAGTGGACTTCAGACTGTCATTGTTGATGGATCCGTTGGGCTAAAAAAGATCTCACTGCAGGGTTGTGTTCAGCTGAAGAATGTCTTGTTGAGAGGATTGTTGGAGAGCTTGGAGGAGTTGGACCTGTCGGGTACAAATCTGCAGACAATTGACCTGAGCGCATTGCATGATCTGAAGCTCAAGCAGCTCCTTCTGTTAGGCTGCCAGAAACTCCATGCAATACTGTGGCCACGAGAACTCAACACGAAATGGTTGGATGTGCTGCGTATTGACACCACCTCCCGATCAGCATCAGATAGCGGAGGGGGAGAAAACTTAGCTGATGCTGCTTCTGCAAGGTCATCACCAGTACTGTACGAGGGCGAAGCACTACATGCTCATCCACATGACCATGAATCCCTTAAAGAGCAGAAAGGAAGGCACTTTAATAAATGGCGGGTTTCTGTTACAGATGCAAGGCTTCTTAGGTCGCTTTTGCCCGTGATGTATGCTTTTAGTAAAAGCTACCGGTGGGATATGACTAATGGATCTGTACATATTGATATCTGTTCTGCAGATTCTCTAGGTTGCAGGATCGTCCAAGTGCAAACCCAACCGAATAAAAGTACTTTGGTGGACTCGAAGTACAGAGATGCCTTTGAGAAGGCCAGCCTGGCTAATAGTTTCGATGATTGTGGTAATGGCCCAACCCCATCTGCAGTGATGATGATGTGGGATTGCCCCAAGATAGAGATACCCATTACCGACCGGACCTGCATGATAGAGATGTTGGTGGACAGACAGTGCCATGAAATCATGGAGGATGCTCAAATTGCTAGTAATAGCGGTTTATCATCTCCCCGTTTTCCTGATTCTACATATCATTATGTTACATCGTTGCACGTGTACGATTGCCCCACCATCACCAGTATCTATGCACCTCAGAGAGATGAAACATGGCCGAGGCTAAGATGGTGCCGAGTGGAGAGGTGCCCCAAGATACACACGGTCTTCCACACTCCCAGGGGCAGTCAGAGTCGGAGTGCGTACCTATTTAAGCTTCTGCAAACTTTCTGGGCATCCCAGCTCCTAAAGGCACACTACATCTCGAACTGGCCTAGTGTGATATGTCATCCTGATCATGACTCCTTTGGTGAACTAGAGTTCTTACATGTGGACTACTGCCCAAGGCTCATACATGTGATCCCCATACAAGTTCCTCTACGAATGGACGTCCTCCGTCGCCTGACGACCATTGAGATCCTGTGCTGTGGTGATCTCAGGGAGATATTCCCGTTGCACTTCTACCGTGAGAGCCAAAAAGAGAAGGCAATAGTATTCCCCAACTTGAAGCACATCCATCTCCACGAATTACCCAAGCTGCAGCACATCTGCGTGCTCGACATGAATGCTCCCATGCTCGAGACCGTAAAGATCAGGGGCTGCTGGAGCCTCAAGCGCCTGCCGGCTGTTGGTGACAACACGAAGCTCCCCAAGGTGGACTGCGAGAAGGATTGGTGGGAAAGCCTAGAGTGGGATGGGTTGGAGGCCAAGCACCACCCTTCCCTGTACAAGCCGACCCACTCGGCCTACTACAAGAAGAAGCTGCCCAGAGTCTCTCTGCTGAGGTGA
- the LOC119368944 gene encoding uncharacterized protein LOC119368944 isoform X1, producing the protein MRTEVIKADTIDAAVERILDELKNTRSRENAIYFDGWDGLGASAVLRAVAQRLAPKEQTRPPGLEFEQVIHIDSSKWKSRRAVQREISEQLKLPGWVKKAFDKQDEEDDFSGIAQGSRTEIAEVTAEIHRSMQSRRFLLVLHNGSSEEIDTFNLGLSLYGYLSSKMLWTFQGRFRFDPKLRDKVVAKNTTDVLLLASRSQRDPHDLWSYLVREEATQVSCKQAATVAECYLYMLERSYMSQNIIDYEWTLHAPSFWICDGIIQQAHGIHEAWQVSHALHQEMGLCIDKLSQHTSKEENLHTSHMIRSADHRPYWISTETCGFVLNPGGLLPNSMFQNPDQISVLKLSQCAFSFSSPPFLCCHRLRFLWLDRCQDLQRSIDSQEEKDTTRLWACFQSLWVLDLRYMDWSCILSADMMDLMIQLIELNIMGAKDWDMSCLRGRLRNIRKLRITKSTCRNYDLLSEMEQMEILEFCGNDITSSGTSSLTLCSAARRGSGLQTVIVDGSVGLKKISLQGCVQLKNVLLRGLLESLEELDLSGTNLQTIDLSALHDLKLKQLLLLGCQKLHAILWPRELNTKWLDVLRIDTTSRSASDSGGGENLADAASARSSPVLYEGEALHAHPHDHESLKEQKGRHFNKWRVSVTDARLLRSLLPVMYAFSKSYRWDMTNGSVHIDICSADSLGCRIVQVQTQPNKSTLVDSKYRDAFEKASLANSFDDCGNGPTPSAVMMMWDCPKIEIPITDRTCMIEMLVDRQCHEIMEDAQIASNSGLSSPRFPDSTYHYVTSLHVYDCPTITSIYAPQRDETWPRLRWCRVERCPKIHTVFHTPRGSQSRSAYLFKLLQTFWASQLLKAHYISNWPSVICHPDHDSFGELEFLHVDYCPRLIHVIPIQVPLRMDVLRRLTTIEILCCGDLREIFPLHFYRESQKEKAIVFPNLKHIHLHELPKLQHICVLDMNAPMLETVKIRGCWSLKRLPAVGDNTKLPKVDCEKDWWESLEWDGLEAKHHPSLYKPTHSAYYKKKLPRVSLLR; encoded by the exons ATGCGCACTGAG GTTATAAAGGCGGACACCATTGATGCGGCTGTCGAACGAATTCTTGATGAACTCAAAAACACGCGAAGCAGAGAgaatgccatctactttgatggctGGGACGGGCTTGGGGCGTCTGCCGTCCTGCGAGCCGTGGCTCAACGGCTGGCACCAAAGGAACAAACAAGGCCCCCAGGACTGGAGTTTGAGCAAGTTATCCACATTGACTCCTCAAAATGGAAGAGCAGAAGAGCGGTGCAGAGGGAAATCTCAGAGCAGCTGAAGCTTCCTGGTTGGGTGAAGAAGGCGTTTGACAAGCAAGACGAGGAGGATGATTTCAGTGGTATTGCTCAAGGCTCTCGCACAGAGATAGCAGAAGTCACGGCTGAAATCCATAGGAGCATGCAGAGCCGCAGGTTTCTTCTGGTTCTTCACAACGGAAGCAGCGAGGAGATTGACACATTTAACCTTGGTCTTTCCTTATATGGATACTTGAgcagcaagatgctttggaccttccAAGGGAGGTTTCGGTTCGACCCCAAGCTGCGAGACAAGGTTGTGGCGAAGAACACAACAGATGTTCTTCTCTTAGCTTCGCGCTCTCAGCGAGATCCACACGATCTCTGGTCCTATCTAGTGCGTGAAGAGGCCACGCAAGTTTCCTGCAAGCAAGCTGCAACTGTTGCTGAGTGCTACTTGTACATGTTGGAACGGAGTTACATGAGCCAAAATATCATTGACTATGAGTGGACTCTCCATGCTCCCAGCTTCTGGATATGTGATGGGATCATACAGCAGGCACATGGCATTCATGAGGCGTGGCAGGTGTCGCATGCTCTGCACCAAGAAATGGGATTGTGTATTGACAAGTTGTCTCAACACACAAGCAAGGAAGAGAATCTTCATACTTCTCACATGATAAGGTCTGCCGACCACCGACCATACTGGATTTCGACAGAAACTTGTGGATTTGTACTAAATCCAGGCGGGCTTCTCCCTAACAGCATGTTTCAGAATCCAGACCAGATCAGTGTGCTGAAACTGTCACAGTGTGCCTTCAGTTTCTCATCGCCACCATTTCTCTGCTGCCACCGTCTTCGATTTCTGTGGCTTGACCGTTGCCAGGACCTGCAAAGAAGCATAGATTCACAAGAAGAGAAGGACACTACCAGGTTGTGGGCATGCTTCCAGAGCTTGTGGGTGCTTGACCTGCGCTACATGGACTGGTCTTGCATCTTGTCTGCAGATATGATGGATCTCATGATCCAGCTCATAGAGCTAAACATAATGGGAGCCAAGGACTGGGACATGAGCTGTCTACGGGGACGCCTACGTAACATTCGCAAACTCCGGATAACAAAGTCTACCTGCCGCAATTACGACTTGTTATCCGAGATGGAGCAGATGGAGATTCTTGAATTTTGTGGAAATGACATTACGTCAAGCGGCACGTCAAGCTTGACTCTTTGCAGTGCAGCAAGAAGAGGGAGTGGACTTCAGACTGTCATTGTTGATGGATCCGTTGGGCTAAAAAAGATCTCACTGCAGGGTTGTGTTCAGCTGAAGAATGTCTTGTTGAGAGGATTGTTGGAGAGCTTGGAGGAGTTGGACCTGTCGGGTACAAATCTGCAGACAATTGACCTGAGCGCATTGCATGATCTGAAGCTCAAGCAGCTCCTTCTGTTAGGCTGCCAGAAACTCCATGCAATACTGTGGCCACGAGAACTCAACACGAAATGGTTGGATGTGCTGCGTATTGACACCACCTCCCGATCAGCATCAGATAGCGGAGGGGGAGAAAACTTAGCTGATGCTGCTTCTGCAAGGTCATCACCAGTACTGTACGAGGGCGAAGCACTACATGCTCATCCACATGACCATGAATCCCTTAAAGAGCAGAAAGGAAGGCACTTTAATAAATGGCGGGTTTCTGTTACAGATGCAAGGCTTCTTAGGTCGCTTTTGCCCGTGATGTATGCTTTTAGTAAAAGCTACCGGTGGGATATGACTAATGGATCTGTACATATTGATATCTGTTCTGCAGATTCTCTAGGTTGCAGGATCGTCCAAGTGCAAACCCAACCGAATAAAAGTACTTTGGTGGACTCGAAGTACAGAGATGCCTTTGAGAAGGCCAGCCTGGCTAATAGTTTCGATGATTGTGGTAATGGCCCAACCCCATCTGCAGTGATGATGATGTGGGATTGCCCCAAGATAGAGATACCCATTACCGACCGGACCTGCATGATAGAGATGTTGGTGGACAGACAGTGCCATGAAATCATGGAGGATGCTCAAATTGCTAGTAATAGCGGTTTATCATCTCCCCGTTTTCCTGATTCTACATATCATTATGTTACATCGTTGCACGTGTACGATTGCCCCACCATCACCAGTATCTATGCACCTCAGAGAGATGAAACATGGCCGAGGCTAAGATGGTGCCGAGTGGAGAGGTGCCCCAAGATACACACGGTCTTCCACACTCCCAGGGGCAGTCAGAGTCGGAGTGCGTACCTATTTAAGCTTCTGCAAACTTTCTGGGCATCCCAGCTCCTAAAGGCACACTACATCTCGAACTGGCCTAGTGTGATATGTCATCCTGATCATGACTCCTTTGGTGAACTAGAGTTCTTACATGTGGACTACTGCCCAAGGCTCATACATGTGATCCCCATACAAGTTCCTCTACGAATGGACGTCCTCCGTCGCCTGACGACCATTGAGATCCTGTGCTGTGGTGATCTCAGGGAGATATTCCCGTTGCACTTCTACCGTGAGAGCCAAAAAGAGAAGGCAATAGTATTCCCCAACTTGAAGCACATCCATCTCCACGAATTACCCAAGCTGCAGCACATCTGCGTGCTCGACATGAATGCTCCCATGCTCGAGACCGTAAAGATCAGGGGCTGCTGGAGCCTCAAGCGCCTGCCGGCTGTTGGTGACAACACGAAGCTCCCCAAGGTGGACTGCGAGAAGGATTGGTGGGAAAGCCTAGAGTGGGATGGGTTGGAGGCCAAGCACCACCCTTCCCTGTACAAGCCGACCCACTCGGCCTACTACAAGAAGAAGCTGCCCAGAGTCTCTCTGCTGAG ATAG